In Rhineura floridana isolate rRhiFlo1 chromosome 22, rRhiFlo1.hap2, whole genome shotgun sequence, a single genomic region encodes these proteins:
- the LOC133375145 gene encoding focal adhesion kinase 1-like, with translation MPTCVNGKKRLAVNIEQELQTVTIDSEEDGSLQGPASNQHIYQPVGKPDHCAPPKKPPRPGAPSHLGSLASLNSPVDSYNEGIKPWRIQPQEISPPPTANLDRSSDKVYENVAGLVKAVIEMSSKIQPAPPEEYVPMVKEVGLALRTLLATVDETIPVLPTSTHREIEMAQKLLNSDLAELINKMKLAQQYIMTSLQQEYKKQMLTAAHALAVDAKNLLDVIDQARLKSIGQSRPH, from the exons atgcctacttgtgtgaatgggaagaaGCGATTGGCAgttaacattgagcaggaactgcagacagTGACAATTGATAgcgaag AGGATGGGAGTCTCCAGGGTCCGGCTTCTAACCAGCATATTTATCAGCCTGTGGGTAAACCAGATCATTGTGCTCCACCAAAGAAACCACCTCGCCCAGGAGCTCCCAGCCATTTGGGTAGCCTTGCCAGCCTGAACAGCCCTGTGGACAGCTATAATGAAGGGATTAAGCCATGGCGGATTCAGCCACAAGAGATCAGCCCTCCTCCAACAGCTAATTTGGATCGCTCCAGTGACAAGGTGTATGAGAATGTCGCAGGCCTTGTGAAAGCAGTCATAGAGATGTCTAGCAAAATCCAGCCAGCACCACCAGAGGAGTATGTCCCCATGGTGAAGGAGGTTGGTTTGGCACTTCGAACTTTACTGGCAACCGTAGATGAGACCATCCCAGTACTCCCAACAAGCACTCACAGAGAGATTGAGATGGCCCAGAAACTCTTGAACTCTGACCTCGCTGAACTGATTAACAAGATGAAGTTGGCCCAGCAATACATTATGACTAGCCTGCAGCAGGAATACAAAAAACAGATGCTCACAGCAGCACATGCTCTGGCTGTGGATGCCAAAAACTTGCTGGATGTTATTGACCAAGCCAGGCTAAAATCGATTGGCCAGTCCAGGCCTCACTAA